In one window of Bradyrhizobium diazoefficiens DNA:
- a CDS encoding helix-turn-helix domain-containing protein — protein MDIKRALPHHQLRDVVRSFEERRVELGSAILSWPVPARPHQILDVHLAEPYRVRVDGGKTSTMPDVSLVGPQTYRRAQVYLSGSVHVFNVLFQPCGLNRLVGINMTSLVNQDPAASDVFGKSAVRLGDAVRMAPNFDQRVAVVERWIETMLERRGPDGPIGIASRRMIALSGGARIDDLVAASGLSTSQFQRRFATEVGMAPKLFARTIRFDRTLAARRDAPGKPWTEIIHELGYFDQAHFIRECRAFAGLPPSSLIGDWDNIFFPSDD, from the coding sequence ATGGATATCAAGCGCGCATTGCCCCACCACCAACTTCGAGACGTCGTGCGCTCGTTCGAGGAGAGGCGGGTGGAGTTAGGGAGCGCCATACTGAGCTGGCCTGTCCCCGCACGACCGCATCAAATCCTGGATGTCCACCTTGCGGAGCCATATCGGGTTCGCGTCGACGGCGGCAAGACAAGTACGATGCCGGATGTGAGTCTGGTCGGGCCACAAACCTATCGTCGCGCCCAGGTTTATCTGTCAGGCTCGGTTCACGTTTTCAACGTTCTGTTTCAACCCTGCGGTTTGAACCGGTTGGTTGGAATCAACATGACGTCCCTGGTCAATCAAGATCCGGCGGCCTCGGACGTCTTTGGCAAATCTGCCGTGCGCCTTGGTGACGCCGTGCGCATGGCACCGAACTTCGATCAGCGCGTCGCCGTCGTCGAGCGTTGGATCGAGACAATGCTGGAGAGGCGCGGCCCGGACGGCCCGATCGGCATCGCGTCTCGCCGGATGATCGCGCTCAGCGGCGGTGCGCGGATCGACGATCTCGTAGCAGCATCTGGCCTCAGCACCAGCCAGTTCCAGCGTCGTTTTGCGACCGAGGTCGGGATGGCCCCCAAACTGTTTGCACGAACGATCCGCTTCGACAGGACGCTGGCCGCTCGCCGCGACGCCCCGGGGAAGCCTTGGACCGAGATCATTCACGAGCTCGGCTATTTCGATCAGGCCCATTTCATCCGCGAATGCCGTGCCTTCGCCGGCTTGCCGCCGAGCAGCCTCATCGGTGACTGGGACAACATTTTTTTTCCGTCCGATGACTAA
- a CDS encoding sugar ABC transporter ATP-binding protein yields MPAGLQPILELQGITKSFGGVEALRGVNFALLPGEIHGLVGENGAGKSTLMKIIAGVHTEFSGRFLIDGAETHFRSARDAHAAGIAMVHQELSVAPDLTVAENVFLGNQPTNRLGLVQWRRMAREAGEQLARFGIDVDPMSRLGDLPIGLQQLIEIARVLFSGARIVILDEPTSALSPPEVERLFATLQRLREQGTAIVFISHFIEDILRVSDTVTVFRNGRKVAETASDATSKGALIEAMIGRGGEALEHSYSDDLMLPQPTDSSVVLKVDQLSLARSLNDVSFEARAGEVLGIYGFMGCGQQELSRILFGKLKPDGGTLAVDGKPKTFTSTAAARRAGVALVPESRRAMLFHQEPVYKNISISILDRISALLLKPAQERDIAKRQVEQLQIRPPVVGLDLGMLSGGNQQKVALAKWLTYPPKLLVLCEPTRGMDVGAKNDVINIVRDLRAKGLAIIVLSTEPETVLSLSDRILVLKRGAVVREFKNEPVSKDRLLEAA; encoded by the coding sequence ATGCCTGCGGGACTTCAGCCCATCCTCGAACTCCAGGGCATCACGAAGAGCTTCGGCGGCGTCGAAGCGCTTCGTGGTGTCAACTTCGCGCTTCTTCCCGGCGAGATCCACGGTCTTGTCGGCGAGAACGGCGCTGGAAAAAGCACGCTGATGAAGATCATCGCCGGCGTGCATACCGAGTTCTCCGGTCGCTTCCTGATCGACGGGGCGGAGACCCACTTCCGCTCGGCGCGCGATGCGCATGCGGCCGGCATCGCCATGGTGCATCAGGAGCTCTCCGTCGCGCCCGATCTCACGGTCGCGGAAAACGTCTTTCTCGGCAACCAGCCGACCAATCGGCTTGGCCTCGTGCAATGGCGGCGCATGGCGCGCGAGGCCGGCGAGCAGCTGGCACGTTTCGGCATCGACGTCGATCCGATGTCGCGGCTCGGCGATCTCCCGATCGGGCTGCAGCAACTGATCGAGATCGCCCGCGTGCTGTTCTCCGGCGCGCGCATCGTCATCCTGGACGAGCCGACCTCCGCCCTCTCTCCGCCCGAGGTCGAGCGTCTGTTCGCGACGCTCCAGCGGCTGCGCGAGCAAGGCACGGCCATCGTCTTCATCTCGCATTTCATCGAGGACATTTTGCGTGTCTCCGATACGGTCACCGTGTTCCGCAACGGACGCAAGGTCGCGGAGACAGCGAGCGACGCGACCAGCAAGGGCGCGCTGATCGAGGCCATGATCGGCCGCGGCGGCGAAGCGCTCGAACACAGTTATAGCGACGATCTGATGCTGCCGCAGCCGACCGACAGTTCGGTGGTCTTGAAGGTCGACCAGCTCTCGTTGGCGCGCAGCCTCAACGACGTCTCATTCGAAGCGCGCGCCGGCGAGGTGCTCGGCATCTACGGTTTCATGGGCTGCGGCCAGCAGGAATTGTCCCGCATCCTCTTTGGCAAGCTGAAGCCGGATGGCGGCACACTGGCCGTCGACGGCAAGCCAAAAACATTCACCAGCACGGCGGCGGCGCGACGCGCGGGCGTGGCGCTGGTGCCGGAGAGCCGGCGCGCGATGCTGTTCCACCAGGAGCCCGTCTACAAGAACATCTCGATCAGCATCCTCGATCGTATCTCCGCGCTGCTGCTCAAGCCGGCGCAGGAGCGCGACATCGCCAAGCGCCAGGTCGAGCAGTTGCAGATCAGGCCGCCGGTGGTCGGCCTTGATCTCGGCATGCTCTCTGGCGGCAACCAGCAGAAGGTCGCGCTGGCAAAATGGCTAACCTATCCACCCAAGCTGCTGGTGCTGTGCGAACCGACCCGCGGCATGGATGTCGGCGCCAAGAACGACGTCATCAACATCGTCCGCGACCTCCGCGCCAAGGGGCTCGCCATCATCGTGCTGTCGACCGAGCCGGAAACGGTGCTGTCGCTGTCCGACCGCATCCTCGTGCTCAAGCGCGGCGCAGTGGTGCGGGAATTCAAGAACGAGCCGGTCAGCAAGGACCGCCTGCTGGAAGCGGCGTGA
- the mtnK gene encoding S-methyl-5-thioribose kinase, whose amino-acid sequence MTEAQAGDYRILHEAALRDYLAGLPDIAARLGNEPVSWSITEVGDGNLNLVFIVKGDRGGIAVKQALPYVRLVGESWPLPLSRAHYEFLALSKQAELAPGLVPAVLHHNDGLALTVMELLEPHIIMRKGLVAGTRYPRFVDDITTFMARTLFFTSDLALSTAEKKEAIAAFAGNHALCKITEDLIFTDPYRIAEQNRWTAPYLDALAADLRDDMELHVAISRLKLKFMASPEALLHGDLHTGSIMVTESETRVIDPEFAFYGPMGFDLGAVLANLLMAYFASSGHERVPGERREFEGWVLETVEQVWNEFARKFLDLWRTKAGGDAYPVSLFSGEQGAARLEIERQAYMQRLFTDTVGFTAAKTIRRIFGLAHNIDFELIEDPKQRAISEARAVRLARAMMVETGTYRTIADVTGAARKLRDWMPELSN is encoded by the coding sequence ATGACCGAGGCGCAGGCGGGGGACTATCGGATTCTGCATGAGGCGGCTTTGCGGGATTATCTCGCGGGCCTGCCCGACATTGCAGCGCGTCTCGGCAACGAACCGGTCTCCTGGTCGATCACCGAGGTCGGCGACGGCAATCTCAACCTGGTCTTCATCGTCAAGGGCGACCGCGGCGGCATCGCCGTGAAGCAGGCGCTGCCTTATGTCCGCCTCGTCGGGGAGAGCTGGCCGTTGCCGCTGTCCCGGGCCCATTACGAATTTTTGGCCTTGTCGAAGCAGGCCGAGCTCGCGCCCGGCCTTGTGCCGGCGGTACTACATCACAACGACGGCTTGGCGCTGACCGTGATGGAGCTGCTCGAGCCCCATATCATCATGCGCAAGGGCTTGGTCGCGGGCACCCGCTATCCGCGCTTCGTCGACGACATCACCACCTTCATGGCGCGAACGCTGTTCTTCACCTCCGATCTTGCGCTCTCTACGGCCGAGAAGAAGGAGGCCATCGCGGCCTTCGCCGGCAACCATGCGCTGTGCAAGATCACCGAGGATCTGATCTTCACCGATCCCTATCGTATCGCCGAGCAGAACCGCTGGACCGCGCCGTATCTCGACGCGCTCGCCGCAGATTTGCGCGACGACATGGAGCTTCATGTCGCGATCTCGCGGCTGAAGCTGAAATTCATGGCAAGCCCGGAAGCGCTGCTGCATGGCGACCTCCACACGGGCTCGATCATGGTCACGGAGAGCGAGACGCGGGTGATCGATCCCGAATTCGCGTTCTACGGCCCGATGGGGTTCGACCTCGGCGCCGTGCTGGCCAATCTGCTGATGGCCTATTTTGCATCATCCGGCCACGAGCGCGTGCCGGGCGAGCGGCGCGAATTCGAAGGTTGGGTTCTGGAGACGGTCGAGCAGGTCTGGAACGAATTCGCCCGCAAATTCCTCGACCTCTGGCGGACCAAAGCCGGCGGCGATGCCTATCCGGTCTCGCTCTTTTCCGGAGAGCAGGGCGCCGCGCGGCTGGAGATCGAGCGGCAAGCCTATATGCAGCGGCTGTTCACTGACACGGTCGGCTTCACCGCCGCCAAGACCATCCGCCGCATCTTCGGCCTCGCCCACAATATCGATTTCGAGCTAATCGAGGATCCCAAGCAGCGCGCGATCAGCGAAGCCCGCGCCGTGCGGCTCGCGCGGGCGATGATGGTGGAGACGGGGACGTATCGGACGATCGCCGACGTCACCGGCGCTGCGCGAAAATTGCGGGATTGGATGCCGGAGCTATCAAACTGA
- a CDS encoding ribonuclease J: MARPDELVFAPLGGVGEIGMNLSIYGLGNRQQRSWLAVDLGVSFGDEEHLPGIDLIMPDISFLEKERKNLMGLVLTHAHEDHFGAIIDLWPRLKCPIYATQFSAALFEAKCAAERNAPKIPVTVVPSGGRVDVGPFNVEFIPVAHSIPEAHALAIHTEAGTVLHTGDWKIDPTPTLGRPTDEKRLRELGEEGVMALIGDSTNAVRDGRSPSEAEVARTIIDLVKAAKGRVAVTTFASNVARIKAVADAAKAADREVVVVGRAMERVVQVARETGYLDGVQNFRSPEVYGHLPQDKVLALCTGSQGESRAALARIANDDHPEITLNRGDSVIFSSRTIPGNEKAVGAIINNLVLQGVEVLTDRDHLVHVSGHPRRDELRDMISWVKPQLLIPVHGEALHLNEHAKLARAAGVPRVLVVRNGDLVKLGPGDPGIVGEVPSGRLYKDGTILEDSKSRAVVERRRMAFSGCAFVAIAMTAQGELVDEPEVDLVGIPEKNRAGEPLDDIVFDAVMSTIEGLPKARRRDADALGESVRRAVRAVINEHWGKKPACLVHVLTV, translated from the coding sequence ATGGCGAGACCTGACGAACTGGTATTTGCGCCGCTTGGCGGCGTCGGCGAGATCGGCATGAACCTGTCGATCTACGGCCTCGGCAACCGCCAGCAACGTTCCTGGTTGGCGGTCGATCTCGGCGTCTCCTTCGGCGACGAGGAGCATCTGCCCGGCATCGATTTGATCATGCCGGACATCAGCTTCCTGGAGAAGGAACGCAAGAACCTGATGGGCCTGGTGCTGACCCACGCCCATGAGGACCATTTCGGCGCGATCATCGACCTCTGGCCCAGGCTGAAATGCCCGATCTACGCCACCCAGTTCAGCGCGGCGCTGTTCGAGGCCAAATGCGCCGCCGAGCGCAATGCGCCGAAGATCCCGGTGACCGTGGTTCCGTCCGGCGGCCGCGTCGATGTCGGCCCGTTCAACGTCGAGTTCATCCCGGTCGCGCATTCGATTCCGGAAGCGCATGCGCTGGCGATCCACACCGAAGCCGGCACCGTGCTGCACACCGGCGACTGGAAGATCGACCCGACCCCGACCTTGGGGCGTCCGACCGACGAGAAGCGGCTGCGCGAGCTCGGCGAGGAGGGCGTGATGGCTTTGATCGGCGATTCCACCAACGCCGTGCGCGACGGCCGTTCGCCCTCGGAAGCCGAAGTCGCCCGAACCATCATCGATCTGGTGAAGGCCGCCAAGGGCCGCGTCGCGGTCACGACCTTCGCCTCCAATGTCGCGCGCATCAAGGCCGTCGCCGACGCTGCGAAAGCCGCCGACCGCGAGGTCGTCGTGGTCGGCCGCGCCATGGAGCGGGTGGTGCAGGTCGCGCGCGAGACCGGCTATCTCGACGGCGTGCAGAATTTCCGCTCGCCCGAGGTCTACGGCCATCTGCCGCAGGACAAGGTGCTGGCGCTCTGCACCGGCAGCCAGGGCGAATCCCGCGCCGCGCTCGCCCGTATCGCCAATGACGATCATCCCGAGATCACGCTCAACCGCGGCGACAGCGTGATCTTCTCCTCGCGCACCATCCCGGGCAACGAAAAGGCGGTCGGCGCGATCATCAACAATCTGGTGCTCCAGGGCGTCGAGGTCCTCACCGACCGCGACCATCTGGTCCACGTCTCCGGCCATCCGCGCCGCGACGAGCTGCGCGACATGATCTCCTGGGTGAAGCCGCAGCTGCTGATCCCCGTGCATGGCGAGGCCCTGCACCTCAACGAGCACGCCAAACTGGCGCGCGCCGCCGGCGTGCCGCGCGTGCTGGTCGTCCGCAACGGTGATCTCGTCAAGCTCGGGCCAGGCGATCCCGGCATCGTCGGCGAGGTGCCTTCGGGCCGGCTCTACAAGGACGGCACTATCCTGGAGGATTCAAAATCCCGTGCGGTGGTCGAGCGCCGCCGCATGGCGTTCTCCGGCTGCGCCTTCGTCGCGATCGCCATGACCGCGCAGGGCGAGCTCGTCGACGAGCCCGAGGTCGATCTGGTCGGCATCCCCGAAAAGAACCGGGCGGGCGAGCCCCTCGACGACATCGTCTTCGATGCCGTGATGTCCACGATCGAGGGCCTGCCGAAGGCGCGCCGCAGGGATGCGGATGCGCTTGGTGAATCGGTGCGACGCGCCGTCCGGGCGGTGATCAACGAACATTGGGGCAAAAAGCCCGCCTGTCTGGTACACGTCCTGACAGTCTAA
- the chrA gene encoding chromate efflux transporter, whose amino-acid sequence MSHLDPSTDISAGQRSQAGSPLEVLRIFLKLGLTCFGGPIAHIGYFRDEFVVRRNWIDEHAYADLVGLCQFLPGPASSQVGFSIGLMRAGYLGALAAWTGFTLPSAAILVLFAYGAGALEGPVGVGLLHGLKLTAVAIVAQAVWGMARNLCPDRERASIAVVAALIILLSAASIAQIGAIVLGGLAGLWLCRRNAAAPSGHVEIPVSRTMGLITLGIFFVLLAGLPVLRSLTGSTGIALLDAFYRSGALVFGGGHVVLPLLREAFVVPGWVSDDVFLAGYGAAQAVPGPLFTFAAYLGTVASPEPRGVAGAALGLIGIFLPGILVLLGFLPFWDSFRKHPSAQAMMRGVNAAVVGVLGAALYDPVWTTTVHSPRDFAIALVGFVLLVAWRAPPLVVVAFSAAAGIAVALL is encoded by the coding sequence GTGAGCCATTTGGATCCGTCAACCGACATCTCGGCCGGTCAGAGGTCCCAGGCGGGTTCGCCGCTGGAGGTTCTGCGGATTTTCCTGAAGCTCGGTCTGACCTGCTTCGGCGGTCCGATCGCCCACATCGGGTACTTCCGCGACGAGTTCGTCGTACGGCGGAACTGGATCGACGAGCACGCCTACGCCGATCTGGTTGGTCTGTGCCAATTCCTGCCTGGCCCCGCCAGCAGTCAGGTCGGGTTCTCGATCGGTTTGATGCGGGCCGGCTATCTGGGCGCACTCGCCGCCTGGACCGGCTTCACTCTGCCCTCGGCCGCGATCCTCGTTCTCTTCGCTTACGGCGCCGGCGCCTTGGAGGGCCCGGTCGGTGTCGGCCTGCTGCACGGACTGAAGCTGACCGCAGTCGCCATCGTGGCGCAGGCAGTCTGGGGCATGGCGCGCAACCTCTGTCCCGATCGCGAGCGCGCGTCGATCGCAGTGGTCGCGGCGCTCATCATCCTCCTCAGCGCGGCGTCGATCGCCCAGATCGGAGCGATCGTGCTCGGCGGCCTCGCCGGTCTGTGGCTGTGTCGCCGCAACGCTGCGGCGCCGTCCGGTCACGTCGAGATTCCCGTGTCGCGAACCATGGGGCTGATCACCCTCGGGATATTCTTCGTCCTGCTGGCAGGCCTCCCCGTACTGCGTAGCCTGACCGGATCCACGGGCATTGCCCTGTTGGATGCCTTCTATCGCTCCGGCGCGCTCGTCTTCGGCGGTGGTCACGTCGTCCTGCCTCTCCTCCGTGAAGCCTTCGTGGTGCCGGGCTGGGTGAGTGACGACGTCTTTCTCGCCGGTTACGGCGCCGCGCAGGCGGTGCCGGGCCCGCTCTTCACCTTCGCGGCCTATCTCGGCACGGTGGCTTCGCCAGAGCCGCGTGGGGTCGCCGGGGCAGCGCTCGGCCTGATTGGCATCTTCCTGCCCGGCATCCTCGTCCTGCTTGGATTCCTGCCGTTCTGGGACTCGTTTCGAAAGCACCCCAGCGCCCAGGCCATGATGCGAGGCGTCAATGCTGCCGTGGTCGGCGTGCTTGGCGCGGCGTTGTACGATCCCGTCTGGACGACCACCGTGCATTCACCACGGGATTTTGCCATCGCGCTTGTCGGCTTCGTCCTGCTGGTCGCCTGGCGCGCACCTCCGCTGGTCGTCGTTGCTTTCAGCGCAGCCGCTGGAATCGCGGTGGCGCTGCTTTGA
- a CDS encoding DUF1467 family protein, whose amino-acid sequence MAYQISTGLAIYFVIWWLALFLTLPFGIRSQHEDGAGAPGTDPGAPILAGMRRKLIWTTIISAVIFAAGMAAYHAGYLSVERLSKLMGMPF is encoded by the coding sequence ATGGCCTACCAAATCTCGACCGGGCTTGCGATCTACTTCGTCATCTGGTGGCTCGCGCTGTTCCTGACGCTGCCCTTCGGCATCCGCAGCCAGCATGAGGATGGCGCGGGTGCGCCGGGCACCGATCCCGGCGCCCCGATCCTGGCCGGCATGCGGCGCAAGCTGATCTGGACCACGATCATCTCGGCGGTCATTTTTGCCGCCGGCATGGCGGCCTATCACGCCGGCTATCTCTCGGTGGAACGCCTGTCAAAACTGATGGGAATGCCGTTTTAG
- a CDS encoding ester cyclase gives MVRRKVDRTAAGIAVVVDGPSTGATGMSSNLERFRAIIERGFSEGDLIVADEVCAETLIEHEYLSRTDIPGPQILKAQIEDARRSIKDLKLTIEAIVEAGETVWARSKATGVDPRSGKPVTIDVIDICRFADGKLVEHWGVPDRFALLHQIGALPPPPQQT, from the coding sequence ATGGTGCGGCGAAAAGTCGATCGTACCGCGGCCGGCATCGCGGTTGTCGTGGACGGGCCGAGCACCGGAGCGACGGGCATGTCGAGCAATCTGGAACGATTCAGGGCGATCATCGAGCGCGGATTTTCGGAAGGTGACCTGATCGTCGCGGACGAGGTTTGCGCTGAAACGCTGATCGAGCACGAGTATCTGTCGAGGACCGATATTCCCGGTCCGCAAATCCTGAAGGCGCAAATCGAGGACGCGAGGCGCAGCATCAAGGACCTGAAGCTGACGATCGAAGCGATCGTGGAAGCCGGCGAAACCGTGTGGGCGCGCAGCAAGGCGACAGGCGTCGATCCGCGCTCGGGAAAGCCGGTCACGATCGACGTCATCGATATCTGTCGATTTGCCGACGGAAAGCTCGTCGAACATTGGGGCGTGCCGGACCGATTTGCGCTTCTTCATCAGATCGGCGCGCTGCCGCCTCCGCCTCAACAAACGTGA
- a CDS encoding cupin domain-containing protein yields the protein MAAPRILGPHDGHHAVLGGTSARLMIEGDDAGRRVALVEHPMQPRALAAPMHRHHREDEYSFVLEGSVGVLLGDAIVIGHPGDLIFKPREQWHTFWNAGDSPARILEIITPAGFENYFRELGAELAGGTPDPQRLATLWSRYALDMDMSSVPGLVQRFGVRFPGAPSSGLHSEGAPP from the coding sequence ATGGCAGCACCCAGGATACTCGGCCCGCATGATGGTCATCATGCGGTTCTTGGGGGCACAAGCGCCCGGCTCATGATCGAAGGGGATGATGCTGGCAGGCGTGTCGCCCTTGTAGAACATCCGATGCAACCGCGAGCGCTGGCTGCACCCATGCATCGGCACCATCGCGAAGACGAGTACAGCTTTGTCCTCGAGGGCAGCGTCGGGGTGTTGCTCGGAGACGCCATCGTGATCGGTCATCCGGGAGATCTGATCTTCAAGCCACGCGAACAATGGCACACGTTTTGGAATGCCGGGGATAGTCCCGCTCGGATCCTGGAAATCATAACGCCGGCTGGGTTCGAGAACTATTTCCGCGAACTGGGGGCAGAATTGGCCGGCGGCACCCCCGATCCGCAGCGACTCGCCACTCTGTGGTCCCGCTATGCGCTCGACATGGATATGAGCAGCGTACCCGGCCTCGTTCAGCGCTTCGGGGTTCGCTTTCCAGGGGCACCGTCGTCGGGGCTGCATTCCGAGGGCGCGCCGCCATGA
- a CDS encoding ABC transporter permease, which translates to MASSETAPAAGQRARGLAPFLRSQMRNIAPFLTLIFLSAFFALASPSFATIDNLGNILTQVSVTGIIAVGLTFVILCAEIDLSIAGIANVTGIAVAYFTLQESYVNIPNIPLAGAAAILLAILLCAALGLVNALGLTVIGIPSFIMTLAMMQIAAGISALLVRGQIAYKVPSLITTLGSGSIGGIPWIVIVAAIMLLGGHLVLTYTRFGRYVYMVGGNREAAEYSGLNVKLILGAVMVISAVCSGIGGMLGVAHFGSAQQNEFDTYLLDSIAAVVVGGTSLFGGRGGIGNTIVGLFVLGVLNNGLDHVNIDSFLKILIRGLILLAALIINVYAQRLREKAAD; encoded by the coding sequence ATGGCGAGCAGTGAGACGGCTCCAGCGGCGGGACAACGGGCGCGAGGCCTTGCGCCCTTCCTGCGCTCGCAGATGCGTAACATCGCGCCGTTCCTGACGCTGATCTTCCTGTCTGCTTTCTTCGCACTTGCCAGCCCCTCCTTCGCGACCATCGACAATCTCGGCAACATCCTGACGCAGGTATCCGTGACAGGCATCATCGCCGTCGGGCTCACTTTCGTGATCCTGTGCGCCGAGATCGACCTCTCGATCGCGGGCATCGCCAACGTCACGGGCATCGCCGTCGCCTATTTCACGCTGCAGGAATCCTACGTCAACATTCCCAACATTCCGCTCGCGGGCGCCGCCGCGATCCTGCTGGCCATATTGCTCTGCGCAGCACTCGGCCTCGTCAACGCGCTGGGGCTGACCGTGATCGGCATCCCCTCGTTCATCATGACGCTCGCCATGATGCAGATCGCGGCCGGCATCTCGGCGCTCTTGGTGCGCGGCCAGATCGCCTACAAGGTGCCGAGCCTGATCACGACGCTCGGATCCGGGTCGATCGGCGGCATCCCCTGGATCGTCATCGTCGCGGCGATCATGCTGCTCGGCGGCCATCTGGTGCTGACCTACACGCGCTTCGGCCGCTACGTCTACATGGTCGGCGGCAACCGCGAGGCGGCCGAATATTCCGGCCTCAACGTCAAGCTCATCCTCGGCGCCGTCATGGTGATCTCGGCGGTGTGCTCGGGCATTGGCGGCATGCTGGGCGTCGCCCATTTCGGCAGCGCGCAGCAGAACGAGTTCGACACCTACCTGCTCGACTCCATCGCCGCCGTCGTGGTCGGCGGCACCAGCCTGTTCGGCGGCCGCGGCGGCATCGGCAACACCATCGTCGGGCTCTTCGTTCTCGGCGTGCTCAACAACGGCCTCGACCACGTCAACATCGACAGCTTCCTGAAGATCCTGATCCGCGGCCTGATCCTGCTCGCGGCGCTGATCATCAACGTCTATGCGCAGCGGCTGAGAGAAAAAGCGGCGGATTAA
- the mce gene encoding methylmalonyl-CoA epimerase — protein MLGRLNHVAIATKDAIKAARIYGAAFGAQISEAIALPEHGVTTVFATLPNTKIEFIEPLGEASPIAKFLERNADGGIHHICYEVVDIIVSRDTLVKEGARVLGDGVPKIGAHGKPVLFLHPKDFSGALVEIEQA, from the coding sequence ATGCTGGGCCGGCTCAACCATGTGGCGATCGCCACAAAGGACGCCATCAAGGCTGCCAGGATTTACGGCGCAGCGTTCGGCGCCCAGATATCGGAGGCCATCGCGCTGCCCGAGCATGGCGTCACCACCGTGTTCGCGACGCTCCCCAACACCAAGATCGAGTTCATCGAGCCGCTCGGTGAGGCCTCGCCGATCGCAAAGTTCCTCGAACGCAATGCCGACGGCGGCATCCACCACATCTGCTACGAGGTCGTCGACATCATCGTCTCGCGCGACACGCTGGTGAAGGAGGGCGCGCGGGTGCTCGGTGACGGCGTGCCGAAGATCGGCGCCCACGGCAAGCCGGTGCTGTTCCTGCATCCGAAGGATTTTTCCGGCGCGCTCGTCGAAATCGAGCAGGCATAG
- a CDS encoding hemerythrin domain-containing protein: MEVVKPGKRRFLLLGGALAALAAPAVLTTPAFAERKGVGGKPKKGEEKKDVEVTPPEDLMREHGVLDRVLLLYEAGSRKFSSNEDFDPGLITQSAEIIRDFINNYHEKSEEEHVFPRFKKAGKMIDLVDILLRQHEAGRKVTENILRLAPSGRNNADDRKQLVRAMQSFITMYRPHAAREDTDLFPKLKDVVSPNEYDAMAEDFEKKEHELFGEDGFEKMAARVAQLEQQMGIHDLNQFTPQ; encoded by the coding sequence ATGGAAGTCGTTAAGCCAGGCAAGCGTCGTTTCCTGTTGCTCGGAGGAGCGCTGGCGGCGCTCGCGGCTCCGGCCGTTCTCACCACGCCTGCCTTTGCCGAACGCAAGGGCGTTGGCGGGAAGCCGAAGAAGGGCGAGGAAAAGAAGGACGTGGAAGTTACCCCGCCCGAAGACCTGATGCGGGAGCATGGCGTGCTCGATCGCGTGCTGCTGCTCTACGAGGCCGGAAGCCGGAAGTTCTCGTCGAATGAGGACTTCGACCCAGGCCTGATCACGCAGTCAGCCGAGATCATCCGCGATTTCATCAACAACTACCATGAGAAGTCCGAGGAGGAGCACGTCTTTCCGCGCTTCAAGAAAGCCGGAAAGATGATTGATCTGGTGGACATCCTCCTCCGCCAGCATGAGGCAGGCCGGAAGGTCACTGAAAATATCCTGAGGCTCGCGCCGTCGGGCCGAAACAATGCCGACGACCGCAAGCAGCTCGTCCGCGCGATGCAATCCTTCATCACGATGTACCGGCCGCACGCGGCTCGCGAGGATACCGACCTCTTTCCGAAGCTGAAAGACGTGGTCTCTCCGAACGAGTACGATGCGATGGCCGAGGATTTCGAGAAGAAGGAGCACGAACTATTCGGCGAGGACGGATTCGAGAAGATGGCGGCTCGCGTGGCTCAACTGGAGCAGCAGATGGGCATTCACGATCTCAACCAGTTCACGCCGCAGTAA
- a CDS encoding PadR family transcriptional regulator: MKFKDLLSGFIRLHILHHAAEQEIYGQWMIEELARHGYKLSPGTLYPLLHGLERKGYLRSRKEQPGRTARTLYRATPLGKKGLALAKSRILEFTGEAMKD; this comes from the coding sequence ATGAAGTTCAAAGATCTACTTTCCGGGTTCATCAGGCTGCATATTCTGCACCACGCGGCGGAACAGGAAATATACGGCCAGTGGATGATCGAGGAACTGGCCCGGCACGGCTACAAGCTCAGCCCTGGAACGCTCTACCCGCTGCTCCACGGCTTGGAGCGCAAGGGCTATTTGCGGTCGCGCAAGGAACAGCCCGGCCGGACGGCGCGCACGCTCTACCGCGCGACGCCTTTGGGCAAGAAGGGGCTCGCCCTCGCGAAGTCCCGCATCCTCGAATTCACCGGCGAGGCCATGAAGGATTAG